One Legionellales bacterium DNA segment encodes these proteins:
- a CDS encoding glutathione S-transferase family protein gives MLKIIGTHTSPFTRSCRVVCEELAIPYEYSVIHPFGKLTQKDVEFIGSHNPLIKVPILIDGNTEIIDSRIIIKYLLEQPVKTIAHSDFRRNFPTDFHEENLLTIILGINDAGILRFMLKATHPEINQDEGYMQRCLERIGSGLSWLEKQPTLGQSFGIPEIALISCLEWFKKRHIFDWETLDRITTIYKKYCDRASLIKTRIPDSV, from the coding sequence ATGTTAAAAATTATCGGTACTCACACCAGCCCATTTACGCGATCTTGTCGAGTGGTATGTGAAGAGCTAGCTATTCCCTATGAATATAGTGTTATTCATCCGTTTGGAAAATTGACACAAAAGGATGTGGAATTTATTGGTTCACATAACCCTCTCATAAAAGTGCCTATCTTAATAGATGGTAATACAGAAATCATTGACTCGCGAATTATTATTAAATATCTCTTAGAGCAGCCGGTAAAAACCATAGCTCACTCTGATTTCAGAAGAAATTTTCCCACCGATTTCCACGAAGAAAATTTATTAACGATTATTTTAGGCATAAATGACGCAGGAATTTTAAGATTTATGCTGAAGGCGACGCATCCTGAGATCAATCAAGATGAAGGTTATATGCAACGTTGTTTAGAACGTATTGGATCAGGATTAAGTTGGTTAGAAAAACAACCCACACTTGGCCAAAGTTTTGGGATACCTGAAATCGCGTTAATTTCTTGCTTGGAATGGTTTAAAAAAAGACATATTTTTGACTGGGAAACCTTAGATAGAATCACTACCATTTATAAAAAATATTGTGATAGAGCCTCTTTAATAAAAACTAGAATTCCTGATTCTGTTTAA